One stretch of Lachnospiraceae bacterium oral taxon 096 DNA includes these proteins:
- a CDS encoding NUDIX hydrolase encodes MIEATSCGGVVIFRGKILVLYKNYKNRYEGWVLPKGTVEKGETYEETALREVKEETGVEAKIVDYIGRSQYTFNVQEGVVSKEVHWYLMLADSYYSKPQREEFFVDSGYYKYYEAYHLLKFANEKLMLSKAYEMYQVFKKSGTWRA; translated from the coding sequence GTGATTGAGGCAACGAGCTGTGGCGGTGTGGTTATTTTTCGAGGAAAGATTCTTGTATTGTATAAAAACTATAAAAATCGATATGAGGGCTGGGTATTGCCAAAAGGAACGGTTGAAAAAGGTGAAACCTATGAAGAGACTGCACTAAGGGAAGTTAAAGAAGAGACTGGCGTGGAGGCCAAAATTGTGGACTACATAGGCAGGAGTCAATATACCTTTAATGTACAAGAGGGTGTGGTGAGCAAGGAAGTACATTGGTATTTGATGTTGGCCGATAGTTATTATAGTAAACCACAAAGGGAGGAGTTTTTTGTTGACTCGGGATATTATAAATATTATGAGGCATATCATCTTCTAAAATTTGCCAATGAAAAATTAATGTTGAGCAAGGCTTATGAGATGTATCAGGTATTCAAAAAGAGTGGAACCTGGAGAGCATAG
- the ftsH gene encoding ATP-dependent zinc metalloprotease FtsH, with protein sequence MNNKNDKNSGGRVGQQLVILMIAIILSVVVFSLLSGRLKSRSTKEISYTEFMQMVDDGKVESAVITDSQIEIKAKPKLTDYSSSTIYTTVRMENDLDLINRLYKAGVVAKRRRNDTVSLMMSFASMVLPIVLMFLFINFMMRRVGGGGVMGVGKNNAKVYVQKETGIRFKDVAGEDEAKESLTEIVDFLHNPERFTKIGAKLPKGALLVGPPGTGKTLLAKAVAGEANVPFFSLSGSDFVEMFVGVGASRVRDLFRQAQEAAPCIIFIDEIDAIGKSRDSRYGGGNDEREQTLNQLLSEMDGFDSSKGLLVLGATNRPEILDPALLRPGRFDRRVVVERPDLKGRVAILKVHSKNVLMDDSVDLEAVGLATSGAVGSELANMINEAAILAVKHGRKAVCQNDLLESVEVVLVGKEKKDRVMNQKERTIVSYHEVGHALISALQKNSEPVQKITIVPRTMGALGYVMYVPEEETYLKSKSELEDMLVSVFGGRAAEEVVFGNVTTGASNDIEKATSIARAMVTQYGMSEKFGLIGLERVQDQYLSGHTVMNCGEATAAEVDKEVMRILKEAYAKAVAILRENREVMDKIAEFLIKKETITGKEFMEILREEKKDMPDPIKPVKAILV encoded by the coding sequence ATGAATAATAAAAATGACAAGAACTCCGGCGGACGAGTCGGACAACAACTGGTCATTCTTATGATTGCAATTATTTTATCCGTGGTGGTATTTTCATTGCTGTCTGGAAGATTGAAATCAAGAAGTACCAAGGAAATTTCCTATACAGAATTTATGCAAATGGTAGATGATGGAAAAGTGGAGTCTGCAGTGATTACAGACAGTCAAATTGAAATTAAGGCGAAGCCAAAGTTGACAGATTATTCTTCATCGACCATTTATACAACGGTACGTATGGAAAATGATTTGGATTTGATTAATCGCTTGTACAAGGCTGGCGTCGTTGCAAAACGAAGAAGAAATGACACAGTATCTTTGATGATGTCCTTTGCCAGCATGGTTCTTCCGATTGTTTTGATGTTTCTCTTTATTAATTTTATGATGAGGAGAGTAGGCGGCGGTGGAGTGATGGGTGTTGGAAAAAACAATGCCAAAGTCTATGTGCAAAAGGAGACAGGCATCCGCTTTAAGGATGTTGCGGGAGAAGATGAGGCGAAGGAATCGCTGACAGAGATCGTCGATTTCTTACACAATCCGGAACGCTTTACAAAGATTGGAGCGAAGTTACCAAAGGGAGCCCTACTTGTGGGGCCTCCAGGAACAGGTAAGACCTTGCTTGCAAAGGCTGTTGCCGGAGAAGCCAATGTGCCATTTTTCTCTCTCAGTGGTTCGGATTTTGTGGAGATGTTTGTCGGTGTGGGTGCTTCAAGAGTAAGAGATTTATTTCGACAGGCACAAGAAGCAGCACCATGTATTATCTTTATTGATGAGATTGATGCCATTGGTAAGAGCAGAGATTCTCGCTATGGCGGTGGAAATGACGAGAGAGAACAGACACTCAATCAGCTTCTTTCGGAAATGGATGGATTTGATTCTTCAAAGGGGCTTTTGGTGCTTGGGGCAACAAACCGACCAGAAATTCTTGATCCAGCCCTTCTTCGTCCAGGCCGATTTGACCGAAGAGTTGTGGTGGAGAGACCAGATTTAAAGGGTAGAGTTGCGATTTTAAAAGTCCATTCAAAAAATGTATTGATGGATGACAGTGTGGATTTAGAGGCTGTTGGTTTGGCAACGAGTGGAGCAGTTGGATCGGAGTTAGCTAACATGATCAACGAGGCAGCAATTCTTGCAGTAAAGCATGGAAGAAAGGCGGTTTGCCAGAATGATCTCTTGGAATCTGTCGAGGTTGTCTTGGTGGGTAAGGAGAAAAAGGATCGAGTGATGAATCAAAAGGAGAGAACCATTGTCTCCTATCACGAGGTTGGTCACGCCTTGATTTCTGCTCTGCAAAAAAATTCTGAGCCCGTACAAAAGATTACCATTGTGCCAAGAACAATGGGAGCCCTTGGTTATGTGATGTATGTTCCTGAGGAGGAGACCTATCTAAAGTCAAAGAGCGAGTTAGAAGATATGTTAGTCAGTGTCTTTGGCGGAAGAGCAGCGGAAGAAGTGGTATTTGGAAATGTCACAACGGGAGCTTCCAATGATATTGAAAAGGCAACTTCCATTGCAAGAGCTATGGTCACACAGTATGGTATGAGCGAAAAGTTTGGTCTCATTGGGCTTGAGCGAGTGCAGGATCAATATTTGTCAGGTCACACCGTAATGAATTGTGGCGAGGCGACAGCAGCGGAAGTAGATAAGGAAGTAATGCGTATCCTAAAGGAGGCCTATGCAAAGGCGGTGGCCATATTGCGAGAAAATCGAGAAGTCATGGACAAGATTGCAGAATTTTTAATTAAGAAAGAAACGATTACTGGCAAGGAGTTTATGGAGATTTTGCGGGAAGAAAAAAAGGATATGCCTGATCCAATCAAACCAGTAAAAGCAATACTTGTATAA
- a CDS encoding YitT family protein codes for MNEKVKKTIKEYAIITVSILLMAVGVYFFKFPNNFSFGGVTGYSKIVSKLTPLSASRFTMITNIVLLVVGFLMVGRSFGIKTVYASVVFSYALDLMERYIPLHTPVTNQPLLELVFAIFIPGVATAILFNIGASSGGTDIIALILKKYTSFNIGTVLLIVDLVAVLLAFFIFDIQTGLFSLLGLLAKSLVIDDVIESINMCKCFTIICENPEPICKYIIEELHRSATTYNAEGAYAHHKKKIILATMNSAQALKLRNYIRITEPHAFMIITKSSEIIGKGFLNR; via the coding sequence ATGAATGAAAAAGTAAAAAAGACAATCAAAGAGTATGCAATTATTACAGTGAGTATTTTATTGATGGCTGTTGGTGTGTATTTTTTTAAGTTTCCAAATAATTTTTCATTTGGTGGTGTGACAGGATATTCAAAGATTGTCAGCAAGTTAACGCCATTGTCAGCATCTCGCTTTACCATGATTACCAATATTGTGTTATTGGTTGTTGGATTTTTGATGGTGGGAAGGTCATTTGGAATTAAAACTGTATATGCCAGTGTTGTATTTTCTTATGCACTGGATTTGATGGAGCGATATATCCCTCTGCACACACCAGTGACAAACCAACCATTGTTGGAATTGGTATTTGCCATCTTTATTCCAGGGGTTGCGACGGCAATTTTATTTAATATTGGTGCATCGAGTGGTGGAACCGATATTATTGCATTGATTTTAAAGAAATATACGAGTTTTAACATTGGAACAGTGCTATTGATTGTTGATCTTGTGGCTGTTTTGCTTGCTTTCTTTATCTTTGATATTCAAACGGGACTTTTTTCTTTGCTGGGTCTGTTGGCCAAATCATTGGTAATTGATGATGTTATTGAAAGCATTAATATGTGTAAGTGTTTTACCATTATTTGTGAAAATCCAGAGCCAATTTGTAAGTATATTATTGAAGAATTACATCGTTCGGCGACAACTTATAATGCAGAGGGGGCTTATGCTCACCACAAGAAAAAGATTATTTTGGCGACAATGAACAGTGCACAGGCATTGAAGTTGAGAAATTATATTCGAATTACAGAACCTCATGCCTTTATGATTATCACAAAATCGAGTGAGATTATTGGCAAAGGATTTTTAAATCGTTAG